A window of the Pararge aegeria chromosome 2, ilParAegt1.1, whole genome shotgun sequence genome harbors these coding sequences:
- the LOC120633277 gene encoding heat shock protein 67B1-like, which yields MSYSRRTHVLVKLFSVNSNMSRYFAFFALFALAVAYPASEDFPRPITTITESDFEDSSPWFRFPPFGNIFAPLTKLFSSFADIGPKILVEDDKFRVIVNVKDYKKEDLKVKVKGDFILVQGAHEAKHDDHDLFASQFFHTYTLPLNASASDVTASLSSDGYLDVTAPINGADENNKVVEREVPIVETGKPLKEEKVPAVPVASEDKVENIDKVESPDTPVEPIKVESVDKVETLDAPEEPLTKVENIDNVENAEVANIEPVDKTGELPQATTEVAYEAEDDKKEATTSSPDREEVTVAVDDFKVPQDNEVNEIKP from the coding sequence ATGTCATACTCGAGACGTACGCACGTGCTAGTGAAACTTTTCAGTGTCAATAGTAACATGTCGCGGTATTTTGCGTTTTTTGCACTTTTCGCGCTCGCGGTCGCCTATCCCGCGAGCGAAGATTTCCCTCGCCCCATCACGACAATAACTGAATCAGACTTCGAAGATTCATCCCCCTGGTTCCGATTTCCACCTTTCGGAAACATTTTTGCGCCACTGACAAAACTGTTCTCAAGTTTCGCGGACATCGGACCGAAGATCCTGGTAGAAGACGATAAATTCCGTGTTATCGTTAACGTTAAGGACTACAAGAAGGAAGACCTGAAAGTTAAGGTGAAAGGTGACTTCATCTTAGTCCAAGGAGCCCACGAGGCTAAGCATGATGACCACGATCTATTTGCCAGCCAATTCTTCCACACATACACCCTTCCCTTAAACGCTAGTGCATCCGATGTAACCGCTTCTTTGTCCAGCGATGGTTATCTGGATGTAACTGCTCCGATAAATGGTGCGGATGAGAACAACAAAGTTGTTGAAAGAGAAGTACCGATCGTTGAAACTGGAAAACCATTGAAAGAAGAAAAGGTACCCGCCGTTCCAGTCGCAAGCGAAGACAAAGTAGAAAACATTGATAAAGTCGAATCTCCCGACACGCCAGTAGAGCCTATTAAGGTTGAAAGTGTTGATAAAGTTGAAACTCTTGACGCACCCGAAGAACCTCTGACTAAGGTCGAAAATATTGATAATGTAGAAAACGCTGAGGTCGCCAATATCGAACCCGTCGACAAAACTGGAGAGCTTCCTCAGGCTACGACCGAAGTGGCATATGAAGCTGAGGATGACAAGAAAGAGGCTACAACATCATCGCCAGACCGCGAGGAAGTGACAGTAGCTGTAGACGATTTCAAAGTCCCCCAGGACAACGAAGTGAACGAAATCAAGCCCTAA